A genomic segment from Halorubrum depositum encodes:
- a CDS encoding glutathione S-transferase family protein, translating into MNQLVDGEWRTDAYEATDEDGSFQRGETTFRNWIAGSDVPDHVDAEPDERFQPEAGRYHLYVSYACPWAHRALIARSLLGLEDAIGVSVVDPYRAEGGWQFTPEKAGCTPDHLHGSDYLRELYVAADPDATCRVTVPVLWDTEEETIVNNESREILRMLSTAFDDLGNGVSLLPGADAEATVADVDEVITEIYEPVNNGVYRAGFATSQDAYDEAIDELFGALDRWNDHLADQRYLVGDSLTEADLCMFTTLVRFDQVYHTHFMCNRKFIHQYEHLWPYLRDLSQTEGVAETVNMDHIKEHYYTTHPDVTPSGIVARGPDLDWEVPHDRDRLGGEAPTPTADD; encoded by the coding sequence ATGAATCAACTCGTCGACGGCGAGTGGCGGACGGACGCGTACGAGGCGACGGACGAGGACGGCTCGTTCCAGCGCGGCGAGACGACGTTCCGGAACTGGATCGCCGGCAGCGACGTGCCCGACCACGTCGACGCCGAGCCGGACGAGCGCTTCCAGCCGGAGGCCGGCCGGTACCACCTGTACGTCTCGTACGCCTGCCCGTGGGCGCACCGCGCCCTGATCGCGCGGTCGCTGCTCGGCTTAGAGGACGCCATCGGCGTCTCGGTCGTGGACCCGTACCGCGCCGAGGGCGGCTGGCAGTTCACCCCCGAGAAGGCGGGCTGCACGCCCGACCACCTGCACGGCAGCGACTACCTCCGCGAGCTGTACGTCGCGGCCGACCCCGACGCCACCTGCCGGGTGACCGTCCCCGTCCTGTGGGACACCGAGGAGGAGACGATCGTCAACAACGAGTCCCGGGAGATCCTGCGGATGCTCTCGACCGCGTTCGACGACCTCGGCAACGGCGTCTCGCTGCTGCCCGGCGCCGACGCCGAGGCGACCGTCGCCGACGTCGACGAGGTGATCACCGAGATCTACGAGCCGGTCAACAACGGGGTGTACCGCGCCGGCTTCGCGACGTCGCAGGACGCGTACGACGAGGCGATCGACGAGCTGTTCGGCGCGCTCGACCGCTGGAACGACCATCTGGCCGATCAGCGGTACCTCGTCGGCGACTCCCTCACCGAGGCCGACCTCTGCATGTTCACCACGCTGGTCCGGTTCGACCAGGTGTACCACACCCACTTCATGTGCAACCGCAAGTTCATTCACCAGTACGAGCACCTCTGGCCGTACCTCCGCGACCTCTCCCAGACCGAGGGAGTCGCCGAGACGGTGAACATGGACCACATCAAGGAGCACTACTACACGACCCACCCGGACGTGACTCCCTCCGGGATCGTCGCGCGCGGCCCGGACCTCGACTGGGAGGTGCCGCACGACCGCGACCGGCTCGGCGGCGAGGCGCCGACGCCGACCGCCGACGACTGA